The sequence GCCGGCGGCCGCGAGATGGCCGGCTGACGGATCAGCCTGGCAGGCAATCCGGTTCGCCACTCCATCGACCCATACCATGAGCCCGAACTCCCTGGAAATCATCTTTGCGCAAAGCATCCTGCCTCATGCATTCTTCGCCGCCTTGCGCGTCGGCTTGTATTCGGCGCTCACGCGCGCGCCGGCGCCGGCGGAGGCGATCGCGCGGAAGCTCGGGCTATCGCGGCGCGCGGCCAGCGTGCTGCTCGACTCGCAGGTCCTGATCGGGCTCGTCAAACGGGATTCGGACACGCGCTATAGCGCGAGCGAAGAAGCCGCGACGTTCCTGCATCCGGACGGGACGGGCTATTGCGCGGCCATCTACGACAAGTGGCTCCAAGCGCTGCGCAACCTCGATTCGGCATTGCGGGACGACGCGCCCGCGATCGACGTCACGTCTGCGGCCTTTCAGCCCGAGTGGGTTCATTATGCGAGAAAGAGCCTGGTGTCCTGGCCGGACGAAGCGAGACTCGCGATGCAGGATTGGAGCGACCTCATTGCTCGAGGCCAGGTGCGTCCCGACAGCCGCGTCGCCTACTTCGCGAGCGGCGCGGGGGTATTCGGCATGGCGCTCGCGCAATTTTCCGAGCGCTGCCGCGTCGTGCTGCTCGATCGGCCCGACGTCCTGAGCGTCGCGCGGCGCGTCGCGTCGCTGATGCGCGTCGGCGAGCGCGTGCAATGCCATCCGTTCGAATTGCGGCGAGCAGCCCGCGAGGACGATCGCCGTGCGCCGCTGCCCGCGGTCGACATGGCGATATTCCGCGAAACGCTCCACTATCTTCCGCCCGACGAAGTCCGGATGCTGCTCGAGCGGGCCCGGAACACGTTCGAGCACGTCGACAAGATGCTCGTCATCAATCGATTCCTGAACGACGCGCGCACCGGGCCCCGCCCCTGCTTCATCGACAACGCGTACATGGCCGCCACCTCGCCGCACTGGGAAAGCTACACCGAGTCCGAAATCGGATCGATCTTCTCGGATGCCGGCTATCCGGTACGCACGCAGATCAACGAACGAACCTGGCTCTTCTCTCGCTAGTCCCCATCGATCCACTCACTGCTTAGGCTGCCACCATGAACGCATCCAACGTCTACAGCAATTTCTACAAAGTCGAGCGAACGGGCGGAGATCATCTGAGCGACGGCGGAGGGCCGTTCGGCTTCGACATCACCGTGGCGCTCCAGGCCGATTACCTCATTCGCTTCCATCGATGCGACGCCATACTGGAAACCGGCAGCTTCCGCGGCGACACAACGGCCTATCTCAGCCACGCTTACCCGGACCTGCCCGTCTTGACCTGCGACATCGATCCCGACAACGCGAAGTTCGCGCAAGTCCGGTTGCGCGCGCAGGCAAACGTCACCGCCACACATGCGGATTCCCGCGAATTTCTCCGCCGCCATCTGCCGAAATATCAGCGCCCCTTCGTCTATCTCGACGCGCACTGGTACGACGACTGGCCGCTCGGGCAAGAGCTGGAGCTGATCGATCGCGGCGTGATCTGCATTGACGACTTCGATATCGGGCACCCGCGATTCGCATTCGATCACTACGACGACGTGGTGTGCGGGCCCGACATATTGAAGCCGCATCGCAGCCGAATCCCGTTTTTCTATACGAACAACCCGCTCGGGAAATACCCGTTTCCCTGCCTGCAGATCGGCCGCCGAAGCGGCAAGGCGTACATGGAAATCGGCATGGGGGATTCGGCGTTGTCGCAAAGCGACTGGTTTCTGAAGCGGGAAAACTAGGACGCCGCCATCGACATCGTGATCGCCGATCCCATGCGCTCGTCGAACCTCCGCATCCGCGGTTCTCGGCAGCTCGCCCGTCCGGAGCGATCGCGGGCGCGCGGGCAGCGAATCGGCTCGCTCATCGCGCCCCCCACCGCCTTCAATCGCAATCGGACCACGCCCCATGAAACTGCCCCCGCTCGTCACGAGACGCCCGCCGTTATCCCGCGAGGAATTGTCCCGCTACAGCCGGCACATCCTGCTTCCCGAGATCGGCCTGCAAGGTCAGCAGCGCCTCAAGGGAAGCCGGGTGCTCGTCGTGGGCGCGGGCGGGCTCGGCTCGCCCGTGCTGCTCTATCTCGCGGCGGCGGGTGTCGGTACGCTCGGCATCGTCGATTTCGATCGCGTGGATATCTCCAATTTGCAGCGGCAAGTCATCCACCGAATGTCGACGGTCGGCCGTTTGAAGACCGACAGCGCACGCGACGCGATTCTCGATCTGAATCCGCATGTCGACGTGCGCGCTCACGACGAACGGCTCGACAACGACAACGCCGTGCCGTTGTTCCGGCAATACGACATCGTCGTCGACGGCACCGACAATTTCGCGACCCGCTACCTGGTCAACGACGCCTGCGTCCTGGCCGACAGGCCGTATGTCTGGGGATCGATCTATCGCTTCGAGGGGCAGGCGTCGGTGTTCTGGGAAGCGGCGCCGGGCGGCACCGGCGTCAATTACCGCGATCTGTATCCCGAGCCGCCGCCGCCGGAACTGGCGCCGTCGTGCTCGGAAGGCGGCGTGCTCGGCGTGCTGTGCGCATCGATCGCGTCGATCATGGCGACCGAAACCGTCAAGCTCATCACGGGTGCGGGTGATTCGCTGCTCGGCCGGCTTGCGGTCTACGACGCGCTGGAGATGCGCTGCCGGTTCCTGCCGCTGCGGCGTGCGCCCGGGCGCCAGCCGATCACCGCGCTCGCCGATTATCGGCACTTCTGCAATCCCGCCGTGCGGCAGCCGCCGAACGGGGAGACGATCGCGCCCGGCGTCGACGTTGCGGAACTCAAGCGCTTGCTGGACGCCGGCGCGCCGCTCGAGCTCATCGACGTGCGCGAGCCGAACGAGTGGGATCTCGTTCGCATTCCGGGCGCGCGGCTCGTCCCGAAACAGCAGATGCTCGCCGGCGGCATGACGACGCTCGACAAATCTCGGCGAACCGTCATCTACTGCAAAGGCGGCGCCCGCTCGCAAGAAGTCGTGCAGGCGATGCGGCGCGCCGGTTTCACGGACGTCAGCAATCTCGACGGAGGCGTGCTCGCCTGGGTCCGCCTGATCGATCCGTCGCTGCCGTCATATTGAGCGCGTCGGGCGTCGACGCAACCGTTGCGATGCAGACGAATCCGGCGCGCGACGCCGACGCATTGCGGCCGGGGCGCGCGCGAAGGCACATGCAGAGCGTTCGCGCGGCCGAAACAACTGCGGAAGGCATCGGTCGGCAACCTCGCCGTGTTGCCGACGCCCCCGCTTCCCGCCCAACCGATTCCCTTTTCTTGCCCGCCATGACTATTACGATTCAGATTCCGACCATCATGCGCTCGCTGACGCGCGATCAGAAATACGTCGAAGCGCACGGCCAGACCGTCATCGAAGCCATCGCCCACCTCGAGCGGAACTACCCGGGCCTACAACGACGACTGATGCAGGGCGATCAACTGCATCGCTTCGTCAACATCTATGTCAACGACGACGACATCCGCTTCAACGGCGGCCTTTCTGCTCGTCTGAGGGACGGGGATACGATCACCATCCTGCCGGCCGTGGCCGGCGGCTAGCCCGCGCCGCGACGCACTGCCAACAAAAAAGCCCGCAACCACGAGGGCTGCGAGCTTTCTGGCTACCGCTTCGAAGAGAGACGGTCGGGGCGTCTTAGAACGGAATGTCGTCATCCATCTCGTCGAAACCGCCGCCCGCCGGCGCGCTGGGGCGGCTCGCGCCACCGCCACCGCCGCCGTTGCGCGCGCCCGCCGCGCCGCCGCCCGACGCGCGACCACCGCCACCGCCACCGCTGCGCTCCGTATCGCGGCCGCCGCCGTAACCACCGCCGCCGTAGCCGCCTTCGTCACCGCCGCCGCCCGAACCGCCGCGGCCGCCGAGCATCTGCATCTGGTCCGCGACGATTTCGGTCGAGTAACGGTCCTGGCCGTCCTGGCCTTGCCACTTGCGCGTGCGGATGCGGCCCTCGATGTACACCGACGAGCCCTTCTTCAGATACTCGCTGACGATCTCGGCAAGGCGGCCGAAGAACGCGACGCGGTGCCATTCGGTCATTTCCTTGAATTCGCCGGACGCCTTGTCCTTGTAGCGATCGGTCGTCGCGAGGCGGATGTTCGCCACCGCGTCGCCGCTCGGCAGATAACGCACTTCGGGATCGGCGCCGAGATTGCCGACGAGAATGACCTTGTTGACGGATGCCATGTGTTTCTCCAGTTGATTCGATGCCAAACAGCGCGGCAAAACCGTTCACGGCTTCATCGGCCGGCGTGTGCCGGAGCGGCAACACGCCGTGCGCTTCGAAGGGCGTTCGCGTGTCAGGCTTTGCGCGGCGGCTGTTTCATGCCGGCCGCGATTATAAGCCACACGGCTACGAGCGCCGAGCACGCGAAAAACACCGTGTCCGCGCCGCCGTGCTTCAGCAGCACGCCGCCGACCACGCCGCCCAACGCGAGCCCGATCGACTGCGTCGTGTTGTACACGCCCGTGGCCGCGCCCTTGCGCGAACCCGGCGCGAGCTTCGACACGAGCGACGGCTGCGACGCCTCCAGAATGTTGAAGCCCAGGAAGTAGACGAACAGGATTGCCGCGACAATCAATATCGTATGCGTTGCCATGCCGAGCAACAGTTGGCCGATCAGGATAGCCGCAATTCCGCCCAATAGCACGGGCTTCATCTTTCCCTGTTTTTCCGCGACGATGATGGCCGGCACCATCATCACGAACGCGAGCCCCATCACCGGCAGATAGACCTGCCAGTGCGACGCGACGGGCAGCCCGCCGTCGACGAGAAGGCGCGGCACGACGAGAAAGAGCGCGGTCTGCGTCGCGTGCAGCACGAGCACGCCGAAGTTCAAGCGCAGCAGCTCGACGTTGTGCAGCACTTCGGCGAACGGAGCCGGCACGTGCACGGGCCGCGGCGCGTCCGGCACGACCCAAAGCACGACGCCGATCGCCGCGATCGACAGCGCGCCGACGATCGCGAAGAGCCCGCTCATTCCGACCCAGTGGAACACGATCGGCGCGCCGACGATCGCGACCGCGAACGACATGCCGATCGAGCCGCCCACCATCGCCATCGCCTTCGTTCGGTTGTGCTCGGACGTCAGATCCGCGATGAACGCGAGCACCGCCGACGATACCGCCCCCATTCCCTGGATGACCCGGCCGACGATGATCCACGTGATGTCGTGCGCGAACGCCGCGACGAAGCTGCCGAGCGCGAAGATCAGCAGGCCCGCGGCGATCACCGGCTTGCGCCCGAACTTGTCCGACGCCCAGCCGTAAAAAATGTAAAGCAGCGATTGCGTGACGCCGTAAGCGCCGAGCGCGATGCCGACGAGCACGACGTTGTCGCCGCCCGGGATCGTCTTCGCGTAGACGGAGAACACCGGCATGATCATGAACAGACCGAGCATGCGCAGCGCGAAGATCGCCGCGAGCGACGCGGTCGCGCGCAGCTCGGGTGCGCTCATGCGAGTGGAGGTAGCGGACGGATTGGACATCGGGCGTGTGTTCGATTGAATCGGTGGTCCGCCCGCTGCCGGGCGGCGGGAGATCCGGGCCGGCCGCCTGCCGCCGCGCGCCGCCTCGCTGCGGCCCGGGCGTCGCGAAAGCCCGCTGCCGGGTGGCGCGGGAATTGGTTGGGAGCCTGAAACGACGGACTCGAAAAGTCGTTATAGTAGCAGGTTTGGTTCTCTCATCTTCCGCCGGGTTCATGGAACAAATACGTATCCGTGGGGCGCGCACCCACAACCTGAAGAACGTCAATCTCGACCTTCCGCGGCACAAACTGATCGTGATCACGGGCCTCTCCGGCTCGGGCAAATCGTCGCTCGCGTTCGACACGTTGTACGCCGAAGGCCAGCGGCGCTACGTCGAGAGCCTGTCGGCGTATGCGCGCCAGTTCCTGCAGTTGATGGAGAAGCCGGACGTCGACCTGATCGAGGGCCTGTCGCCCGCGATCTCGATCGAGCAGAAGGCGACGTCGCACAATCCCCGCTCGACGGTCGGCACCGTCACCGAAATTCACGACTATCTGCGGCTTTTGTACGCACGCGTGGGCACGCCGTACTGCCCGGATCACGAGATCCCGCTCGAGGCGCAGAGCGTGTCGCAGATGGTCGACGCGGCGCTCGCGCTGCCCGAGGAAACCAAGCTGATGATCCTCGCGCCCGTCGTCGCGAACCGCAAGGGCGAGCATGCGGAGCTGTTCGAGGAAATGCAGGCGCAGGGCTTCGTGCGCTTTCGCGTCCGCTCGGGCGGCGGCGCGGCGAACGAAGGCGTCGCGAAGATCCACGAAGTCGATTCGCTGCCGAAGCTCAAGAAGAACGACAAGCACACGATCGACGTCGTCGTCGATCGCCTGAAGGTTCGCCCGGACATGAAGCAGCGGCTCGCCGAATCGTTCGAGACCGCGCTGCGCCTGGCCGACGGCCGCGCGATCGCGCTCGAGATGGACACCGACCGCGAACACCTGTTCAGCTCGAAGTTCGCGTGCCCGGTGTGCTCGTACTCGCTGCAGGAGCTCGAGCCGCGCCTGTTCTCGTTCAACAACCCGATGGGCGCGTGCCCCGAATGCGACGGCCTCGGCCAGATCACGTTCTTCGATCCGAAGCGGGTCGTCGCGCACCCGTCGCTGTCGCTCGCGGCGGGCGCGGTGAAGGGCTGGGACCGGCGCAACCAGTTCTACTTCCAGATGCTGCAGAGCCTCGCGGCGTTCTACGATTTCGACATCGACACCGCGTTCGAGGACTTGCCCGAGAAGATCAAGAAGATCCTGCTGTACGGCTCGGGCAAGCAGACGATCCCGTTCTCGTACATCAACGAGCGCGGCCGCACGACGATCCGCGAGCACGTGTTCGAAGGGATCATCCCGAACCTCGAGCGACGCTACCGCGAGACCGATTCGGCCGCGGTGCGCGAGGAGCTCGCGAAATATCAGAACAACCAGCCGTGCCCGTCGTGCGACGGCACGCGCCTGCGCCGCGAGGCGCGCTTCGTGCGCGTCGGCCAGGGCGACTACGCGCGCGCGATCTACGAAGTGAGCGGCTGGCCGCTGCGCGACGCGCTCGGCTACTTCGACGGCCTCACGCTCGACGGCGCGAAGCGCGAGATCGCCGACAAGGTGATCAAGGAAATCGTCGCGCGGCTCACGTTCCTGAACAACGTCGGCCTCGACTACCTGTCGCTCGAGCGCAGCGCGGAAACGCTGTCGGGCGGCGAGGCGCAGCGCATCCGGCTCGCGTCGCAGATCGGCTCGGGCCTGACAGGCGTGATGTACGTGCTCGACGAGCCGTCGATCGGCCTGCACCAGCGCGACAACGACCGCCTGATCGCGACGCTCAAGCACCTGCGCGACCTCGGCAACTCGGTGATCGTCGTCGAGCACGACGAGGA comes from Burkholderia savannae and encodes:
- a CDS encoding methyltransferase, with the protein product MSPNSLEIIFAQSILPHAFFAALRVGLYSALTRAPAPAEAIARKLGLSRRAASVLLDSQVLIGLVKRDSDTRYSASEEAATFLHPDGTGYCAAIYDKWLQALRNLDSALRDDAPAIDVTSAAFQPEWVHYARKSLVSWPDEARLAMQDWSDLIARGQVRPDSRVAYFASGAGVFGMALAQFSERCRVVLLDRPDVLSVARRVASLMRVGERVQCHPFELRRAAREDDRRAPLPAVDMAIFRETLHYLPPDEVRMLLERARNTFEHVDKMLVINRFLNDARTGPRPCFIDNAYMAATSPHWESYTESEIGSIFSDAGYPVRTQINERTWLFSR
- a CDS encoding O-methyltransferase — translated: MNASNVYSNFYKVERTGGDHLSDGGGPFGFDITVALQADYLIRFHRCDAILETGSFRGDTTAYLSHAYPDLPVLTCDIDPDNAKFAQVRLRAQANVTATHADSREFLRRHLPKYQRPFVYLDAHWYDDWPLGQELELIDRGVICIDDFDIGHPRFAFDHYDDVVCGPDILKPHRSRIPFFYTNNPLGKYPFPCLQIGRRSGKAYMEIGMGDSALSQSDWFLKREN
- the moeB gene encoding molybdopterin-synthase adenylyltransferase MoeB, with amino-acid sequence MKLPPLVTRRPPLSREELSRYSRHILLPEIGLQGQQRLKGSRVLVVGAGGLGSPVLLYLAAAGVGTLGIVDFDRVDISNLQRQVIHRMSTVGRLKTDSARDAILDLNPHVDVRAHDERLDNDNAVPLFRQYDIVVDGTDNFATRYLVNDACVLADRPYVWGSIYRFEGQASVFWEAAPGGTGVNYRDLYPEPPPPELAPSCSEGGVLGVLCASIASIMATETVKLITGAGDSLLGRLAVYDALEMRCRFLPLRRAPGRQPITALADYRHFCNPAVRQPPNGETIAPGVDVAELKRLLDAGAPLELIDVREPNEWDLVRIPGARLVPKQQMLAGGMTTLDKSRRTVIYCKGGARSQEVVQAMRRAGFTDVSNLDGGVLAWVRLIDPSLPSY
- a CDS encoding MoaD family protein, with the translated sequence MQTNPARDADALRPGRARRHMQSVRAAETTAEGIGRQPRRVADAPASRPTDSLFLPAMTITIQIPTIMRSLTRDQKYVEAHGQTVIEAIAHLERNYPGLQRRLMQGDQLHRFVNIYVNDDDIRFNGGLSARLRDGDTITILPAVAGG
- a CDS encoding single-stranded DNA-binding protein, encoding MASVNKVILVGNLGADPEVRYLPSGDAVANIRLATTDRYKDKASGEFKEMTEWHRVAFFGRLAEIVSEYLKKGSSVYIEGRIRTRKWQGQDGQDRYSTEIVADQMQMLGGRGGSGGGGDEGGYGGGGYGGGRDTERSGGGGGGRASGGGAAGARNGGGGGGASRPSAPAGGGFDEMDDDIPF
- a CDS encoding MFS transporter, with the translated sequence MSNPSATSTRMSAPELRATASLAAIFALRMLGLFMIMPVFSVYAKTIPGGDNVVLVGIALGAYGVTQSLLYIFYGWASDKFGRKPVIAAGLLIFALGSFVAAFAHDITWIIVGRVIQGMGAVSSAVLAFIADLTSEHNRTKAMAMVGGSIGMSFAVAIVGAPIVFHWVGMSGLFAIVGALSIAAIGVVLWVVPDAPRPVHVPAPFAEVLHNVELLRLNFGVLVLHATQTALFLVVPRLLVDGGLPVASHWQVYLPVMGLAFVMMVPAIIVAEKQGKMKPVLLGGIAAILIGQLLLGMATHTILIVAAILFVYFLGFNILEASQPSLVSKLAPGSRKGAATGVYNTTQSIGLALGGVVGGVLLKHGGADTVFFACSALVAVWLIIAAGMKQPPRKA
- the uvrA gene encoding excinuclease ABC subunit UvrA, with the translated sequence MEQIRIRGARTHNLKNVNLDLPRHKLIVITGLSGSGKSSLAFDTLYAEGQRRYVESLSAYARQFLQLMEKPDVDLIEGLSPAISIEQKATSHNPRSTVGTVTEIHDYLRLLYARVGTPYCPDHEIPLEAQSVSQMVDAALALPEETKLMILAPVVANRKGEHAELFEEMQAQGFVRFRVRSGGGAANEGVAKIHEVDSLPKLKKNDKHTIDVVVDRLKVRPDMKQRLAESFETALRLADGRAIALEMDTDREHLFSSKFACPVCSYSLQELEPRLFSFNNPMGACPECDGLGQITFFDPKRVVAHPSLSLAAGAVKGWDRRNQFYFQMLQSLAAFYDFDIDTAFEDLPEKIKKILLYGSGKQTIPFSYINERGRTTIREHVFEGIIPNLERRYRETDSAAVREELAKYQNNQPCPSCDGTRLRREARFVRVGQGDYARAIYEVSGWPLRDALGYFDGLTLDGAKREIADKVIKEIVARLTFLNNVGLDYLSLERSAETLSGGEAQRIRLASQIGSGLTGVMYVLDEPSIGLHQRDNDRLIATLKHLRDLGNSVIVVEHDEDMIRTADYVVDMGPGAGEHGGAIVAEGTPKQVQANGDSLTGQYLVGKRTIEYPDERIGPDPERMLRIVDAHGNNLKHVDLDLPVGLLTCITGVSGSGKSTLINDTLYNAVARHLYGSATEPAPHESIEGLEHFDKVINVDQSPIGRTPRSNPATYTGVFTPIRELFAGVPASKERGYDPGRFSFNVKGGRCESCQGDGVLKVEMHFLPDVYVPCDVCHGKRYNRETLEVQYKGKNISEVLEMTVEHAYGFFGAVPVVARKLKTLLDVGLGYIRLGQSATTLSGGEAQRVKLSLELSKRDTGRTLYILDEPTTGLHFHDIALLLEVIHRLRDQGNTVVIIEHNLDVIKTADWVIDLGPEGGAGGGQIIAQGTPEQIAKTKASFTGKYLAPLLKRGK